The following nucleotide sequence is from Gymnodinialimonas phycosphaerae.
GAAGACCTCATCGATGACGCGGGGTTTGATCTGGTCCCTGTGGGAAGCGAGGCCGAGGACGCGGATCGGGGCGTCGCCCCCCAGTGCCAGACGTTTCACCTGCACACCATCCTGCGGCTTGACCGCAAGGTCCGGCACAATCGACACCCCCAGACCCGCCTGCACCATCGACGAAATCGCCTCGGCGCTGTTCAGCTCCATCGCCTCGGAGACCTGGACCCGTTTGGAGAGGATCCAGTTCTCGATCAACGTGCCCAGCACGGCATTGCGATTGAAGCGAATAAACGGACGGATGCGCAGCAGTTCAAACGGATCATCGCTGGGTTCATCGAACGGGGCGATCAGTTGCAGCGGTTCTTGCGCAAAGGGCCGGAAGTGGATGCGCGGAGGCAGGAGGTGGGGCTTGCTGACGATGGCCGCGTCCAAGGCGCCCCGCTCGATATCGGCCAGGAGTTCACCGGTCAGACCGGGACGGATGTGGAGGCCGATGCCGGGGAAACGGTCTTTCAGGACCGCCATGGCGCGGGGGGTAAGGCCGGTCAGCGTTGTGCCCAAAGCGCCCAGGCGCAGGTCCCCGCTAAGGCCGTCTTCATCGAGGACCGAGGCCACGAGGCCGTCATAATCCGCCAATAGCACGCGGGCTTTCGCGACAATCTGATGGGCAATCGGCGTCAGTTCCGGCGTGCGCGTGGCGCGGTTGAACAGCGCGACGCCAAGATCAGCCTCCAGCGCCTGCATCTGCTGGCTGACGGCGGCGTGGGTGACATGAACGACCTCAGCCGCCGCTGAAAACGTCTTGGCGTCGGCGACGGCAACAAGGGTGCGAAGAAGGCGGATGGTCAAGGCGGACTTTCAGTCATCTGCACCAGAGGGGGCATTTCGTTACCGCTGCTTACGCAATCAACCGACGCCCGTCCATCTAAAGATCCACCTCGATCACCCCGCCCGCCGCTGCCGCGCGGCTTTGGCAAAGGATCACGCCGGTTTCCCGCTGCGCCTTGGACAGCACGAAATCCCGATGCTCGACATCGCCCGAGACCAGCGTGCATTTGCACACGCCACAGATCCCGTCCGAGCATTTCACATCCACATGGATGCCGTTCTCGGCCAACACATCGGTGGCGGATTTGTCGGCGGGCACGTGCAGCGTCTTGCCCGATTTCACCAGCTTCAAGATGAACGGGTCGTTCACGTAGTCTGGCACCTCGGGGACCGAGAAATACTCCAGGTGGCGCGCATCCTCCGGGAAGCCCGCAGCCTCGGCGGCCTCCATCACGGCGGCCATGTAGCGGTCCGCGCCGCAGGTGTAGACGTGCCAGCCCGCGCGGTAACCCGCCATGATCTCCGCCACATCGGCGCGCGTGCCCTCATCGGTGATGTGCAGACAAACGCGGTCGGCCCAGGGGAAGCTGGCGATTTCGTCCAAAAGCCCCATCGTGGCGCGCGAGCGGCCGGAGTAATGCATGGTGAAGTTGCGGCCCTGGGCGTGCAATTCGTGGGCCATGGCCACCATCGGCGTGATGCCGATGCCGCCGCCCATCAACAGGCTATGGGTGGCGGTGGCATCCAGCGGGAAGTGGTTGATCGGGCGCGAAATGAAGATCCGCCGCCCCTTGTTGAAGATCCGCTGCAACAACATGGAGCCGCCACGCCCCGCGTCTTCTCGCAGGACCGCGATCTGGTATTTTGAGCGGTCCGCCGGGTCGCCGGACATGGAGTATTGGCGCAGGAACTCGGGCGCCACGACGATATCCAGATGCGCGCCCGCCTGCCATTCGGGCAGCTCGCCGCCACCGACGGGCTGGAATTCGTAGACGCTGATCCCCTGCGCGCTGACATCCGCGCGGGTGATTTCGACCTGGATCACCGGGCTCTCGCCCGCTGCGGTGTAGACGTGCAGATGCCCTGTCTCGTCGCGTTCCAGCAGGGATTTGTATTCCTCAGCCGTGATCATCGCCTGATAGGCGGCGATGCCGGCCTCGCGGTCCATGGGGAAGGGATAGGGATAGGGATGGGGGGCCAGCGGCGCGGGATAGACGGCGAGGGTCTGGTCCTCGTACCGCAGATCAAGGTCCTTTTGCAGCGACCGCGCGTTAACAGGCTGCTGTGTCGGGCGGTAAGCACCGTCGTCGCAAACCTCCAGATCCCACCACCACTTCTTGATCGGGTTGAGCGTCCCGTTTTCCATAACGTCATCCAGCTTCGCCAAGGCGGGCGCGAGCGCTGGCACCTTCATCGCCGCCCAGCGGAACGGTTTGTCCTTGAACAGGCCTTCCAGGTTCCACGGACAGGTCTTCATGCAGCGGCCACACATCGCACCGCCGGGTGTGGTGACACGGTAGGTGGCGCATTTCTGGCTGTCGGATTTCCAGATCTCGTAGCCGTTGAACATCAGTTTCGGCCCGGCGGTGATTGCGCCCGAGGGGCATTCGCGGGCGCATTTGTTGCACGCCTCGCAGAACCGTTGCAGACCGAAGTCGATGGGTTTGTCATGGGCCATTGGCAGGTCCGTGGTCACGGTGCCCGATTTCAGGCGCGGCCCGAGGAAAGGGTTCAAGATGACCTCTCCGATCCGGGAAACCTCACCAAGGCCCGACAGAAGCAGAAGCGGTGGTTGCAGAACCTCGCCGTCCATCACGGTGTGAGCCTTGGCCTTGTAGCCGAGGTTGCGGATCTGTTTGGCGATGATGCCCCCGATCAACGAGAACCTCAGGTAGGCGCGCATGCTTTGGGCCACGGCGATCCAGTCGTCGCCGCTGCTGCCCTCCATCGTCTCATAGCCCTGATCGATGATCATGTTGATGGCTTGGTCATGGGGCGGGTCGATGGGTTCGCCGCGAGCGTCATGGCTGTACCACGTCCAATCGGGACAGCGTGAAATGCCCACGGCATCGGCGCCAAGCCAGTAACTGGTGGCCTTAACAAGATCCGCCGCTTCTTGTGGATCGATCTGCGTCTGTTCGGGCGCGGCCTCTCCGTCCTGCAACAAGACGAACGCGCCCAAGGCGCGGCGTTGGGCCGAGGATGGCGCAGCCTTGCGCACGTAATGCCCGCCCTTCGCGCCCTCCTGCATTTTCTTGCCCATGTCACCGAATTGGGCGCGGGCGAACATGTCGGTGCGCTTGGGCACGCGGGCGACGTGGGCCTCGTCGATGTAGGTGGTGGGGGTGTCGACACGGGTAAGCGTCTCGAACGGATGGGCGCCGTCGACGAAGCGCCGCTTGGCGAAGGGCTCGGCGTTCAGCGCGTTCTTCGCCGAGGCTGTCCCCAGCTTCCAACCCAGCCCGAAGGCTGATTTCGGCTGTTGGTCCAGCGGGACCAGAGGCAGATCTGGCGCGACCTCGAACGTCGTCGTCACGGCGGAAAGGCCGAAGCGCGTGCCGATGTAGGGATGGTGCAGCGCGCCGCCCTCCACCGTGGCAAGCCCGGCGGCGACGGCCAGTTTGTTCAGGTCCACATCGGCGCTGGAAACCGTATGGCCGCGCGCATCGTGCCCCAGAACCCTCAGGTAGTTCGCCAGAACGACGGCCGCCTCTGCCGCCAATAGGCCAGCGCGGTGGGCTGCCGCGTCCTTAATCCAAGCAGTGCCGGGCTCGACCGCGTCGGGCACGCGAGGGTTCTCATACAAGAATACCAGCGCATGGGTATGACCGCCGATGCCCGAGGGCGGGGCCTCCATGCTTTCCTTAAGGTCCGACATGATCATGTCGATGCCCGCCGCCAGAGTCTTGGTCTGCCGTGTCTTCAGGTCATGGGCCAGCCGTTCGACATCGGGGTTCGCGTGGGGCCTGTCCAACAGGGCGGCGCCCGGAAGGCGACAGACGCCGACCAGCGCGGCATCTTGGAAATACCCGAACGCCTTCAGGTGATCGGCACGGTCCTGCGGGTCCGTGGGTGCCTCGGCCACGGCGCGGTTCACAAGACCATCGCGGATCGCGTCAAGCATGGCCTGATGCTCGCGCATGGCGTTGAGGATCGAATGGGGTGCCTCAGGTCGGTCGAAAGACAGGGGTGTTGCAGTGGGCACATGGGTCAGGTCCGGCGCCTGCGCGGTGCGCGCCAAACGCTCGGTTGGATAGTGCCCCATATGGACGGGCCGGGACTTGTCC
It contains:
- a CDS encoding reductive dehalogenase encodes the protein MTRFFSDKSRPVHMGHYPTERLARTAQAPDLTHVPTATPLSFDRPEAPHSILNAMREHQAMLDAIRDGLVNRAVAEAPTDPQDRADHLKAFGYFQDAALVGVCRLPGAALLDRPHANPDVERLAHDLKTRQTKTLAAGIDMIMSDLKESMEAPPSGIGGHTHALVFLYENPRVPDAVEPGTAWIKDAAAHRAGLLAAEAAVVLANYLRVLGHDARGHTVSSADVDLNKLAVAAGLATVEGGALHHPYIGTRFGLSAVTTTFEVAPDLPLVPLDQQPKSAFGLGWKLGTASAKNALNAEPFAKRRFVDGAHPFETLTRVDTPTTYIDEAHVARVPKRTDMFARAQFGDMGKKMQEGAKGGHYVRKAAPSSAQRRALGAFVLLQDGEAAPEQTQIDPQEAADLVKATSYWLGADAVGISRCPDWTWYSHDARGEPIDPPHDQAINMIIDQGYETMEGSSGDDWIAVAQSMRAYLRFSLIGGIIAKQIRNLGYKAKAHTVMDGEVLQPPLLLLSGLGEVSRIGEVILNPFLGPRLKSGTVTTDLPMAHDKPIDFGLQRFCEACNKCARECPSGAITAGPKLMFNGYEIWKSDSQKCATYRVTTPGGAMCGRCMKTCPWNLEGLFKDKPFRWAAMKVPALAPALAKLDDVMENGTLNPIKKWWWDLEVCDDGAYRPTQQPVNARSLQKDLDLRYEDQTLAVYPAPLAPHPYPYPFPMDREAGIAAYQAMITAEEYKSLLERDETGHLHVYTAAGESPVIQVEITRADVSAQGISVYEFQPVGGGELPEWQAGAHLDIVVAPEFLRQYSMSGDPADRSKYQIAVLREDAGRGGSMLLQRIFNKGRRIFISRPINHFPLDATATHSLLMGGGIGITPMVAMAHELHAQGRNFTMHYSGRSRATMGLLDEIASFPWADRVCLHITDEGTRADVAEIMAGYRAGWHVYTCGADRYMAAVMEAAEAAGFPEDARHLEYFSVPEVPDYVNDPFILKLVKSGKTLHVPADKSATDVLAENGIHVDVKCSDGICGVCKCTLVSGDVEHRDFVLSKAQRETGVILCQSRAAAAGGVIEVDL
- a CDS encoding LysR family transcriptional regulator, which codes for MTIRLLRTLVAVADAKTFSAAAEVVHVTHAAVSQQMQALEADLGVALFNRATRTPELTPIAHQIVAKARVLLADYDGLVASVLDEDGLSGDLRLGALGTTLTGLTPRAMAVLKDRFPGIGLHIRPGLTGELLADIERGALDAAIVSKPHLLPPRIHFRPFAQEPLQLIAPFDEPSDDPFELLRIRPFIRFNRNAVLGTLIENWILSKRVQVSEAMELNSAEAISSMVQAGLGVSIVPDLAVKPQDGVQVKRLALGGDAPIRVLGLASHRDQIKPRVIDEVFDALISVIPDGQTITP